In the Telopea speciosissima isolate NSW1024214 ecotype Mountain lineage chromosome 2, Tspe_v1, whole genome shotgun sequence genome, one interval contains:
- the LOC122650479 gene encoding disease resistance protein RPS2-like has product MDFVGPFVNIIDTYLIAPLVRQINYLRSSNDSINDLQIVVQNLTARRNDEQSTLKAAENAGQVKTDVASNWFEAVRKIEMEAADVIGTEYNQGTCARSWCLNCWSRYKLSKSSLNLKQKANDRLNEQFVVARPPSPKSVIEMPTEPIENQPSTQRMLQHMVDCIRDPEIGIIGVYGMGGVGKTTLAKEVNNHFKNEDSSFETVIMVTVSAIPNIQSIQSSIGERLGLPDNSRADVLFEALRKKKFLLILDDVWCKLKLEDVGIPHPRNHKGSKILVTSRSKDACTDMGARKTIKVQPLSEAESWNLFVEVAGEHVALDRIKCFAQKIVGRCKGLPLAIVTVGHAMANRHGVGEWANAVREMELSATDLRGMIDEVLVPLKFSFDKLEDNMLRSLFLYCAYFPEDHSIREDEMLNYCVGEGFVDRLGSLTATKNKGEALIGSLKIACMLEDGEGKGSARMHDMMRELAFWMTSSESDSSSKFLIRTGESVEEAPQAHEWIDATRISLIDTQIKELPELGETCRKLTTLLFIKNRILTLVPPTNFLEQMVHVRVLDLSYALSLESLPDSLSCLVNLRMLRLRCCSSLRSLPPLGMLQQLQVLDLSYCRKLEQQILGSVCGGGASNLRYLNVEQSKVSIPMGVISCLHKLEELRLLRAKKIKWKLSSEDEEKRKSGFTSEDFIIDVGELSHLTCLTSLSISFKDIIISDWFKPLAKKLMRLGLKNCTVVKQEALQALNESQNLQVLRIENCPGVTCVRMGIVSTVLINCEDLEVVLDGEEVYHQYSSSMSLIRLPKLKRICVSLEPVNFFAQLSCIRLEQCNSLKMVFTKEMPRLFNKLDIITVKSCDRMEVVIEAEEEVGELEVISAFPRLKTLELLNLPTLVDLCNNQILYCPLIEYVKVRNCPRLKKDPLHIRNADGLLVIEGEQWIKGDEVMEEEIQASL; this is encoded by the coding sequence ATGGATTTCGTTGGACCATTTGTAAATATTATCGACACATATCTGATTGCTCCCCTTGTTCGACAAATAAACTACTTGAGAAGCTCCAATGACAGTATTAATGACCTGCAAATTGTAGTTCAAAATCTAACAGCAAGGAGGAATGATGAACAAAGCACTCTAAAAGCAGCAGAAAACGCTGGACAAGTGAAGACTGATGTAGCGAGCAATTGGTTCGAGGCCGTCCGTAAAATCGAAATGGAAGCCGCCGATGTCATAGGAACAGAGTATAATCAAGGGACGTgtgcaaggagttggtgtttgaaCTGTTGGTCACGCTATAAATTGAGTAAGAGTTCTTTAAATCTCAAGCAAAAGGCTAATGATAGGCTCAACGAACAATTTGTTGTGGCAAGGCCGCCTTCTCCAAAATCTGTGATAGAGATGCCAACAGAACCAATCGAGAATCAGCCATCAACTCAACGCATGCTGCAACATATGGTTGATTGTATACGTGATCCAGAAATTGGTATCATCGGAGTTTATGGTATGGGGGGAGTGGGTAAAACTACTCTTGCAAAAGAAGTAAACAATCACTTCAAAAATGAAGATTCTAGTTTTGAGACTGTGATAATGGTCACAGTGTCTGCAATTCCCAACATACAAAGTATCCAATCCAGTATCGGTGAGCGCCTTGGATTACCGGATAATAGTAGGGCTGATGTATTGTTTGAAGCCctaaggaagaagaaatttcttCTAATTTTGGATGATGTGTGGTGCAAATTAAAGCTCGAAGATGTTGGAATACCTCACCCTCGAAACCATAAAGGGAGCAAGATTCTAGTGACCAGCCGGAGTAAAGATGCTTGCACTGATATGGGTGctagaaaaacaataaaagtgCAGCCATTATCAGAGGCTGAATCATGGAATCTCTTCGTTGAAGTAGCCGGTGAACATGTAGCTCTTGATCGTATAAAGTGCTTTGCTCAAAAAATTGTTGGAAGGTGTAAGGGTCTCCCCCTTGCAATTGTCACTGTTGGTCACGCAATGGCAAATCGACATGGGGTGGGAGAGTGGGCAAATGCGGTGAGGGAAATGGAACTATCAGCCACAGATCTCCGAGGTATGATAGATGAAGTACTTGTTCCTTTAAAATTCAGTTTTGATAAATTGGAGGATAATATGCTTAGGAGTCTATTTCTCTATTGTGCCTACTTCCCTGAAGACCATAGCATAAGAGAAGATGAGATGTTAAATTATTGCGTTGGAGAGGGATTTGTAGATAGATTAGGTAGTTTGACAGCTACCAAGAATAAAGGTGAGGCTTTGATAGGAAGCTTGAAAATTGCTTGCATGTTGGAAGATGGAGAGGGAAAAGGTAGTGCGAGGATGCATGATATGATGCGAGAGCTTGCATTTTGGATGACATCTTCAGAGTCTGATAGTAGCTCCAAGTTCTTGATAAGGACTGGTGAATCAGTTGAAGAGGCACCACAGGCTCATGAGTGGATAGATGCAACAAGGATTTCGCTAATAGATACCCAAATAAAGGAATTGCCGGAGTTGGGAGAGACGTGCCGAAAACTAACCACTTTGCTATTCATAAAGAATAGGATCCTAACTCTTGTTCCCCCAACAAATTTCTTGGAACAAATGGTTCATGTTAGGGTACTTGATCTTTCTTATGCACTTTCATTGGAATCTCTCCCGGATTCCTTGTCATGTTTGGTGAATCTTCGGATGCTTAGGCTACGGTGTTGCTCAAGTTTGAGATCATTGCCTCCATTGGGAATGCTCCAACAGCTCCAAGTTTTAGATTTATCTTATTGTCGAAAGTTAGAGCAGCAAATCCTCGGATCTGTATGTGGTGGAGGTGCAAGTAATTTGAGATACTTAAATGTGGAACAGAGCAAAGTTTCTATTCCAATGGGGGTAATTTCTTGTTTGCataaattggaggaattgagaTTGTTGAGagcgaaaaaaataaaatggaagctgagttctgaagatgaggagaagagaaaaagtgGGTTTACTAGTGAAGACTTCATCATTGATGTGGGGGAGTTGTCTCACTTAACCTGTTTaacatctctttccatttccttCAAAGATATTATTATTTCTGATTGGTTCAAACCTCTTGCAAAGAAGCTTATGAGATTGGGGCTGAAAAATTGCACAGTAGTAAAACAAGAAGCTCTACAAGCTCTCAATGAATCTCAAAATCTACAGGTCTTAAGAATTGAGAATTGCCCAGGTGTGACATGTGTGCGAATGGGTATTGTAAGTACTGTATTAATAAACTGTGAAGATTTGGAGGTGGTGTTGGATGGAGAAGAGGTCTACCATCAATATTCCTCTAGCATGTCTCTAATAAGATTGCCAAAATTGAAAAGGATATGTGTTAGTCTGGAACCAGTAAATTTCTTTGCTCAACTATCCTGTATAAGATTAGAGCAATGTAATAGCTTGAAGATGGTGTTCACCAAGGAAATGCCACGCCTGTTCAACAAGTTGGACATTATTACTGTTAAATCTTGTGATAGAATGGAAGTAGTAAttgaagcagaggaagaagTTGGGGAGTTGGAAGTTATCTCAGCATTCCCAAGGTTGAAGACTTTAGAGCTACTGAACTTACCAACACTAGTTGATTTGTGCAACAATCAAATCTTGTATTGCCCCCTTATAGAATATGTGAAGGTGAGAAACTGTCCGAGACTAAAGAAGGATCCTCTCCACATACGAAATGCGGATGGGTTACTTGTCATCGAGGGGGAACAGTGGATAAAAGGCGATGAAGTCATGGAAGAGGAAATCCAAGCTTCTCTGTAA
- the LOC122650478 gene encoding LOW QUALITY PROTEIN: serine/threonine-protein kinase PCRK1-like (The sequence of the model RefSeq protein was modified relative to this genomic sequence to represent the inferred CDS: deleted 2 bases in 1 codon; substituted 1 base at 1 genomic stop codon): MCFIIPAVCCGRSSAYCMVVGTIGSAAPEYVQTGRLTAKCDVWSYGVFLYELITGRPSWDRNRPKGEQKLLEWVRPYLSNRNKFRLILDPRFEGKYSLKSAQKLATVANRCLVRHSKARPKMSEVLEMVDHIVAATDIGSPQSVVINLPSKGALEESSSKRRIADFRIGKNRLSVWCMXAPKLIRTALIGRNIRKGTFIDGHICEERRVSS, encoded by the exons ATGTGTTTCATTATTCCGGCTGTTTGTTGTGGTAGATCATCTGCATACTGTATG GTTGTAGGAACCATTGGTTCTGCGGCTCCGGAATATGTTCAAACTGGACGCCTCACAGCCAAGTGCGATGTGTGGAGCTATGGAGTCTTCCTATATGAATTAATCACAGGTAGGCCATCATGGGACCGAAACCGCCCCAAGGGTGAACAGAAGCTCTTGGAATGGGTGAGGCCATACCTGTCAAACAGGAATAAATTCCGGCTCATATTGGATCCAAGGTTCGAGGGGAAGTACTCCCTTAAGTCCGCACAAAAGCTTGCAACTGTTGCAAATAGATGCTTGGTACGGCATTCAAAAGCACGCCCCAAGATGAGCGAGGTGTTGGAGATGGTGGACCATATTGTGGCAGCAACAGATATTGGAAGCCCTCAATCAGTGGTGATTAATTTGCCGTCGAAAGGTGCTTTGGAAGAATCCAGCTCGAAGAGAAGGATTGCAGATTTTAGAATTGGTAAA AATAGGTTGTCGGTTTGGTGTATGTGAGCACCAAAGCTCATAAGAACGGCGCTGATTGGAAGAAATATTAGGAAAGGGACCTTCATAGACGGGCATATCTGCGAGGAAAGAAGAGTTTCATCGTGA
- the LOC122650477 gene encoding serine/threonine-protein kinase PCRK1-like, protein MAKTMGHNEWVTELNVLGMVEHPNLVKLVGYCTENDERLLVYEYMPNRTVEDHLSPQSLTTLPWAMRLKIAQDAARGLTYLHEKMDFQIIFRDFKASNILLDDQWNAKLLAFGFACRGPSEGLSQVSMPVCENTLNGSIDDLIVLTEISEALNCGLSTYLIVSEIYGSVSPRQFGINSEQAVISMEIRMSFDE, encoded by the exons ATGGCAAAAACTATG GGACACAACGAATGGGTAACAGAACTAAATGTCCTTGGTATGGTTGAACATCCAAACCTTGTCAAATTAGTAGGCTATTGTACTGAGAATGATGAAAGGCTTCTGGTGTATGAATATATGCCCAACAGAACCGTGGAGGACCATCTATCGCCTCAGTCACTGACAACACTTCCGTGGGCCATGAGACTGAAAATTGCTCAAGATGCAGCTCGTGGCTTGACATACCTCCatgaaaaaatggattttcag ATCATATTCAGGGATTTTAAAGCTTCAAACATTCTGTTAGATGACCAATGGAATGCAAAGCTGTTAGCCTTTGGATTTGCATGTCGAGGCCCTTCAGAAGGATTAAGTCAAGTCTCAATGCCGGTATGTGAAAACACATTGA ATGGAAGTATCGATGACCTGATTGTTTTGACCGAAATCTCCGAAGCATTGAATTGTGGATTGTCAACATATTTAATAGTATCTGAAATCTATGGATCTGTTTCTCCTAGACAATTTGGCATTAATAGTGAACAGGCTGTAATCTCAATGGAGATTAGGATGAGTTTTGATGAATAA